TCTATTAGAGTTGTCATTCTTGTCTCCTGTTTGAcagcttaaaaataaagctaGAATGTTCCTGAAGTGTATTGTCCAGCTGTTGAGGTGACTGTGGTGAATTTGAGACCATTTACTTGGAATGAAATGCCTTCAGTTAAGTATAGTGAAGTATGATCTAGCATCCTTTATTGTGTTATGAGGTGCAATAGTTAGAAATTCTCATTctccttttaaaagaaaaaaaaaggaaaaaaagacaaagactGTGCATTATATTAATTCATAAAATTTTTATGTTGCATTCAGTCAGACAATTAATCATcattcaaaacaatttttaatgaCAATTCTCTAAAAACACACAATATTATACTACTATGTTTGAACCACTCTCTTCCACTTTCTCACTTCCTCCTCCATTCCTTTTGCAACATTGAAGTTGCATGAGCTGCTAAGGACAAATCAGAGCAGTACCTGGTTAACACGGTCTGAAGGAGAGTGTGTCAGGACAGGGTAAGTGGGATATTAGATATGAGCAAACAGGAAACCTGAGAAAGAAGAGTGAACATAATCAGAGGAGTAGAGACCATTAGATTCTGAATTGGGCAGTTGGAGCCATACTTGGTCATTCTCCATGAGATCGatgacagcactgccagaggcCTGGTCAAGGTATCCTTTCTTGTACTCATCATAGGTGTACATAAGCGGGGAACCATTTTTGTAGAGTGCAACCCAAACATTTGTTCCTTTTGCGTGTACATGGTAGGAGAAATAGTACAGTCCAGGGGTCCTGCAGGTGAAGATTCCTGTTCTGGGGTCATAGTGTTGCTGCCTATTGTACAAGATTTTATCAAATTTGATGGGGACTGTTGCAGCAGGGTAGGCTTTTGAGAGGATGACACTGAAAGCAGATACTGGCATCCCTGTCAGAGCTTGGTTTACTCCTCCTTTTATGAAAGATATCCCTGATAGGTCCCGAGACTCTCCTGCTTTAACATAGCCTTCGGGCATCTGTGGGATTACAGCTTGGCCAGGGGGACCAGGAGGACCTGGGGGGCCAGGCAAGCCAGGCTCACCATTGCTGCCTTTAGGACCAGGGGGTCCAGGTGGTCCCATAGGTCCACTCAAGCCCTTTGTGGAAATGCCTGCTGGGCCCGGCAGTCCTGGTGCTCCTGGCTCACCCTTTGCACCAGGGGCTCCTGGCACGCCAGGGGGGCCGATGGGACCTCTGATCCCAGGTATTCCTGAAGGCCCTCTGGGGCCTGGCTCACCATTGGTCCCTGGCACTCCCTTGGCTCCTTGTGGACCCATCGGGCCAGGCAGCCCAGGTAGCCCAGCAGGGCCTGTATCACCCTTTGGGCCTGGGAGACCTGCGTGTCCCTTAGGACCAGCAAGACCCTGCTCACCTGGGTATCCTGGTTTTCCCTCTAATCCTGGGAGGCCTCGTTCCCCCTTGGCCCCTGGGAATCCTGGGTGTCCTGCAGGGCCCATGTCACCTTTGGGCCCAGGTAGACCATTCTCACCGGGCAAACCTTTAAGTCCGTGAGGGCCCATGTTCCCGGGTGGCCCGACTGGCCCTGGTTCTCCTGGCACACCAGCTGGACCTTGGTCTCCTTTAGGTCCTGGAAGGCCAGGAGGACCTTCAGGCCCTCTGTGTCCCTTCATCCCTGGCAATCCTGGCTTTCCAAAACCTGGGAGTCCTGGGGATCCGGGCAATCCTGCAGGTCCAGGATGTCCCTTGGCTCCAGGGAtacctgctgctcctggtggtCCCATTGGCCCAGGCTTGCCAATGCCAACTTCTCCAGGTTCACCTGGGAGGCCCTGGGGACCTGGGAGACCAACTGCTCCAGGTGCACCTGGAAAACCTCGGTCACCTTTCAGACCTGGCTGACCTGGCAGGCCATTTTCACCGGGCTTCCCTatcccagcaggaccagggggCCCCCGGGGTCCCTGTGGGCCTGGAAGACCCCTGCCACCTGGGCGGCCTGGAATTCCGAATCCGTTTTCTCCCTTTTGTCCGTTTATACCTGGGATACCTGGCTCACCCTTCTCACCAGGGAGTCCCCTTGgcccctgagctcctggagggCCTTGTGGTCCTGGCTTGCCAGGGACAGTCAGTCCTGCGGGGCCGGGAGTGCCAGGCGGCCCTTGTGGTCCTCTTGCTCCTGGGAGTCCAGCAGGACCAGGTTCTCCTTTCTCACCATTTAGTCCTCTTGCTCCTGGCTTTCCTGGTAGACCTGGCACTCCTGGCTTTCCGACTGCAGAGAACCCAGGTGGTCCTGGGGGACCAGGGGGCCCTTGGGGACCTGGACTTCCAAACCCTGGCTTTCCTGCAGGACCTGGTTGTCCTCTTGgtccagcagggcctgggggacCAGGGGGTCCTTGTTCCCCCCTTACCTGCACACCTGTGAGAGAGAGGAAACCAGATCAACCACGGCATCTACAACATATTTACAGGCAATGTAGCATGGTGGCAAAATGCATAAAGGGTTAATTTAACTTCAACTTCATGGAAGTCAAGTTTCAGCTGCTGTATTTGTCACCGAGAACCTGACATTCAAAGTAAAAGTGTTTCACAGCCCCTACAAGTAACAAGTGCAAATTTGTTGGAAATGTGAGATATAAGgcttctagatttttttttgcttcaataCATTCAAGATCATCAAAGAACTTAAAAAATGCTGTGCAAGTAGATGCAGACTATTAAGTAAGGAAGGAACAACCCAGACAGAGCAGTAACAGATTGAGCAGGTCATCAGATTTGATGAGTAAAATCACAGGAAGCTGTCTGTACAGGTGCAGCAGCTTTTCGAAAACAACTTGTTGCTACATTTAAGTAGTGGGAGTTTTGTTCTTCCCTGCCCCCTATTTTCTAAAGTGGCCCATGGCACTAGCTCTTTTGtaaatatatgaatattttcAGGTATTGTCTGTCATAAAAATTTCAGACTTTTGTCTGTCATGAAAATTTCACTCAGTGGCAAGGTCACAACTGGTAATTCATTTTACTACTGTCACAATTCTGGCATGGTTATGGAGTTCTTTAATACTACTTCATTTTCTTAGTTACCAAAACAGCAGGTGGAGCCACTTAACCAAATGTTGCAAATAGAGGAATAAGCAGAAACGCTTACTGCTTAGTTTGTGTGTGCTTGGGAGGAGCCTTCAGCTTAATGTTGAAATTGGCATGCTGATTTGTTGGACATTACATTTAAGTTTAACAAGTTTAACACAGATACTGTGAGACTACTTCAATAGTCCTACACTACAAGTGGGAGCATTATAGAACAAAATGGCATATCTATGATGGGTGTTAATTtaagaagtaattttaaaaataaaaactgaaggATACAAAAAGGAGCCTAAATTCTGTTGTTTTAATAATGGCAACACGTTCTATTGAATGCTTATTTAGAAAGTATTATAGATTGATCAACAATTGCATCAGCtacaatttttcctttcagtctcCCATGAAAAGACCAGTGTTACCTATACATACACACATGAAAGTTTGTATATCTATTATATACTTATGTACATATGtataatattatatacattatgtatatataaattatatacaaTGACTGTTTGGCTGTCTCTTAgataataaactgcattttccaaTATGTGGATAGTTTTGTTGAACCAAAAGTGAGGTGAAGGAGGAAACTATTCTGCATATTGTTGGGAGTTTTTAAATAATAGAGGTATGCTTATGAAATACATTTGATTTTGGTTTGTTATTGTATCTGCAAGGTTGCCTTCTTCCTGTATTGACAGGGAAATTGTTCTTATCTAGAAAGTGCAGAGggtgcattttcttttctgctgatGCATAAAATCAGCACAAATGCATATCAACTTAATTTGCACATCTTCCTATCTCATCCTTCTTAAGGCTGTGAACAGGAAGATAGCTGTTAAAATCCTACACATAGAAAACAAGCATGGTGATTTATTTGTGATATAttgacaatttattttttttggggtggcaAATTGCATCAGACTTTAGCTCAGAGTGTATCTCCTTATTACTTTTACCATATTTTAGATGCAAATATCAGTCCTAGGTTCACAGAGCTGCCAATTTTGGCTAAGATGTTAAAGGCATTGTCAGCACTCATGTTGTTATAGAGATTTTCTGTGAGCTGTATTGCTCTGAAATTGTGCTGCTTTTAGattaaaattgtaattttaattgTGCTGTCTAAAAACAATGGTTATTCCTCTGAGGAGAGGACTGCTAAATCTATTAATGAAGTAGAATTTATACCAAGAACATTGAAGTATTGATTGGCTACTCTTTTACATGTCTCAGCACATACCTTGAGGCAAAATTGCTTTACATTTTCTAGTGCCATCAAACCCCATATGTGTATTGAATTAAATATGTAAACTTTAACATAACCTGCAGTAAAGGCTTATTTAAGCATTGCTGAATAGTGAGACTTCATTCAATTATTGTTTTCAGCTTGggcttttcaaatatttcaaggCAAAGAGAGACTGGTTTAAAAACTATGTTCTGGAGAGCTGTCAAGACCaagattttttaaacaatttcaCCAAACTAGATTAAGCCTTGATAGGCTTTGGTTGCCAACAGAAATTGTGTTGTCTGTTTTATGTTGTCCTGACTCACCAGTTTGGGTTTAGACTGAAATTTCAGTTCCAGGCTGCTTTTTGACAAAGCTATACAAAGCAAAAAGATAATTTATTGGTAGCTATATCTATAGAAGTCAGTGTTTGGTGATCAAATTGGAGAAGTAAGCTATGATAAAAAGCTTGCCATTGCTACTTCAGATACTTGCAAATGGAACAAATCAATAGAAAAAAGCTGGATTCATTTGCTCCTGTTTTAGGAGGCTCCTGTTTTATTCTTCCAAGATCATCTCAGATCAGAAGTGATGATCTCCAGCAGTCTTGCCTCTTTAAATTCTTCTAAAAACTCCCTATAGGATGCTTGTTTTCCAGACTCAGGAATAACAGTCCTTCTGCAATGCTTGCTCACCAAATCAAAATCTGTCAAGCACTTGTGAATGACTGGACTCGCATGTCTGTAAAAATGTAGGCTGTTCCTGCTGTTGAGGTGTAGTATATATAGTCTTCTGTTACATTTCCTAAATTGAGAGCATTTTGTACTTCTCAAGTTTTGATATAATAATTCTCATTCTAAATATGAATTTTCACTCACATTAGATTCTGTGTTTGcatgcaaagtgaaaatttagCTCAGGACaattcatttttccctttcacacTATTTTCTGTCTACCCTGATTCTTGCTTAATTTGTTGCTGGTTCCCCCCTTCCCAAATGTTTTCTGTACAGGGGGAAATAAGAACCTCTATTAAAAGTAGTGAGAGTGAAGTATGGTAGAGGATAGCCAAGTAAATATTATACTTCActtaaaaatagtttaaatatgtaaattattttgaGTAAAGTCAtggaaaaacacaagaaaagttaaggaggaaggaagtgaagCATTAAACTCAGTGAGAATTTTTTTGTATCTGCATGTACCTAAATTTGATCCAGGAGTCTTAGGGTTCCAGGAAGTCCTTGTGCTGAATAAGACAAGGGATGAAACTATGACAATATTTTGGTACAGCCCAGGAGAGTATTTTGGGGGTAAGGGTCCCAGCCATGCTGCTCTCACTTGTTTCTCCCTGCAGGGATTCTTGGAGCCTGTGGGTTGGAGCTGATTGGTATGGGGCCAGTGCTGCCACCAGCTGCTATGAGAGCAGAGTGTCTTTGGGCTCCATGTGTGTTGCTCATGATCAGACAGTCCATAGCATCTGTGTGCAGAACCATTCTGCATCAAAACACCCAAATGAGGGTAATGTGGATGCAATGTCCTGAGCAGCAATTCTGCTCTCCGGACTTGCCCATGTCCTTTTTCTAGTGAAGAGAAGCTTATTTGCTAATGCCCAAGTATGATTACTACAACTAAAAGTGGATGAGatacagcaaaaaaagaaaactattttgaaagaaaataatactaTTCTCAGGGGGTAAGGTAGGATGTTTACAAGGAAGATTCACTAGTAATTTTAGTGATGACTATTTTGAATAGTCATTATGGATCAGAAGCTTTGAGTTCAAGTTTTTTGAAGAAGATGTTGGCCTAagtatggaaaaataaaacagaactcAAATAGTTGCAAACATTAGGGATAGCCACCTGTTCATCTTAAAGAGACAGAGAGCATAACCAGAAATAAGATGAAACAATATAGCATTGCACTTATGTATTGCCTGTCCAAGCTGCCATAAGACTGATTTATGCAATGAAgagggtttttaaaatatactaaaGCTAGAATTGTTATATTACTATGTGCTTATCCTGATAATTAAAGCATAAGCTTAAATCACTCATGAAAAACTATATAGAAGTTTATGACACATTTGTACAACtatgtataattttattttgtctttttaggCCTTATATGGGTCTTCATTTGCCCATATATATcatgtatatatttaaattcaCACCTAAGGTCTGTTTTGCATACAGATAACATGacaaaatatgtaaaaattcttcctgaatGTAGGTAAGCTTTAGGTGACAGGTCTGTTTCTAGAAACCCGAGTGCTGAAtcaagaaattaataattagcATGCTGTACATCATTATGTACAAAGTCATGCTATGTTACTCCCACTACTGAAGCAGAGACCTGGAGCTTTGTTTCTGCTCTATATGCCTTTTGTGTTTATTGTGTAAAACATTTGTGTGGCAGGTGTGCATCTTTGTCAGTAGGAGGCAACTCTAGAGCCACTGTAAATTCTTTCTGCAGTGATAAAATCATTTCAATAAACCTGAATTGTTAGTGAAATTTGAATATCAGTAGTATAAGCAAAGAGCCTTTGTTCATGTATTGAACCTCTAGGAATAATTGTGTTAGTTTATTATGAAAAAATAGTAAACTTACCTTGACTCTTTACATTATATGGTAGAAAATGTGGCCCCTTGATGCTGGATTGTTTCTGATATCGCTCAGAATAATATCCATCACCACCGTGGACAATGTTcagacagaacagcagcagtaaAGATACTTGTAAATGCATCTTTCCAAATTGGTTCTGTGTTAGAAAAGGTAGAGAAAGTTTGTtgtaaagaaaagctttttagcTCTGGTTTTGGAGATGAGTTTTCTTACATTATTGGTATTAAAAGTAACAATATTTTGTGCTTACTTCCATCTGCTTTCACTAGTTTTGAAAACTGCTCTAAGAAAAAGGGAATCAGCATTGCTATCACCTTGAATGATGGAGCTGTTGCATGGATAGATTAGAGGCAATAGTCTCACTCAtaggaaaagaataattttgattGGATGGCAGTCTATTCAGGACAACAGTATTCAGAAATAGTATTATTTTAACTAGACCTCCAAAGTAAGTTCAGGAGCTCCATATAGCAAAACTCCTGAAAAGAAGAGAAGTTTTTAGTGAAAATATATAAACACTTCCATGATCTTACTACCTCTGTCTAATGCTGTAGCAAATGAAGGATGAAGTCCTGGTTTCTTCAACATCAGTGGCAAAAATCTCAGCAAAGTTTTTACCTGTAGCCTTACAAAGAGCCCCAGTGGCATGAGGGTGCTTTCACTGGCTCTTATATATCAaccctcttccctccccagaCAGAAAACAGGCATCCTGAAGTTACCTTCAAAACcaaagagaataaaacaaagTTGTGACATACCAAAGTGTTGTGGAGCTCCAATGCAGAGTGGTAGAGGAGTGAATCCTCCTCTACTGAGGAGGAGTTCTGCCACTGGCGAGTGAGCAGAAGCTGATGATTTCAAGTGCCACCCTTGAGTATTTATCTGGTTTTCCCCTTAGTTGGGTGACTGCTGGACATAAGCTCCTCCCCCAAAATCTGTAAGCAGTAATTACCTGTGTGTGTATAAGTGTGTTTTTTAGGGGTGGGGGAGAGCTATTTTGGGCAGTCATCCTAgattatcttaattttttttttttgttagtgtttttttctcattattttattGGATTTCTTATTATTTATGAGATTGTATTGCTCATAACttgtttttcctaaaattttttGGCCCTTCTGTTTTAGGAATTGATAAAGGTAACACTGGGAGAAATCATGAACTAATAAGTAAGGTTAGTAATTCCAAGTGTTCATTTAAGTTTCTCTGTAAATGTTTTAAGGAAAGACCTATACATTTTGAACTTTGGTGAGCTGTTACTTTCAGGATTAACCTCACTAAAGTTTGTAGAGACCATTTATGTGAGTAACTAAAGACTATTTATGTGAGTAATTGTCCAATGGGATACAAGTGAGAAATTTCAAATCAATTAAGATATTAATAACAGAGTTGTCAGAGAGCCTGATTACAATTAGGCAGTTATTTAAGGAGATTATCTTCATGTTATACCTCTACACTTCTGTGTTCATGTTTGAGGCATACTACTACACATATAATGCAAGTAATGTTTCTGTATTATGAAATCTTGAAATGTGGATTTACTTACAGAATGAAAACTTCATTGTGTCCAGTTATAACAAATGTACTGAAATCCACCCTGCTTTATTTTGCAAATGTTAACACAGGGTGATGTTTGGGGGTTTCAGTTTAGTAAATTTAAACTGATGCTGGTTTTAGTGTTGGTGGATCAAACCTGGTTATAGTTTTAGCTCTTTAAGAGATTTTGTTAAACTGGTTTTGCTTAATGGACTGTACCCACACACTGCAACTTCTGTTTTATAATAAATCTTACATGATTCAGCATTGCTTTATTGAAGTTCAGTCCTAAATAGGCAGTAACTCTCAGTCATTGAATTGTTTGTGACtctgaataatattttaaaactgaaggTTAAAGTAAGAGGCAAGAAACTAGTTTTCTGATTAAGGGTGAAACTGTAGAATTAAATATATAGTGCACTTTCCTTTAAGAAAAAACACCTACATATAAATTGTCTGTGTATTGAAACTCTTCTGCCAATTGCAGATTTCTTTGATATTCATGTATGTATTCAATTTTGTAGGAGTTATAGGTATACTAATAAATAATGTGTATTACTGTCAATTCTCATGCATGGTAGGTACAGAAGGAACACCTGTTACTGTTCCAACCAAAAGACTGAGCTGGTGGCCCTGAACCCTGTGGCTATCCTCTGGAATGACAGGTTAACGTGGGCTGAATTTTACCTGCTCCATGTCTTTGTTTAATTCCACAGTCTTCAGCTTTTTGGCTTTTGTGTATTATGGCAAACATCCTAGAACATAAGTTACTGTACTGAAAGGGACCAATGGACCATCAAGTCTGTTCTGCTTCCAGTTGTGCTAATACCTTTGCTTAGTAGAGGACTGGATTAATGTTTTAACTTACACTAATAAGTGCAATAATTTATTCAATGTATTGTtgaacagtttttttttttctattcttagccatcCTCTAAAAGACACTGTTCTTGTACTGTTTTTGTAAATAACTCTTTTTGCTGCAGGGGTCTTCAGACTAAAGCCTGTTTTCTCCATTAAGCTTGCATGCCTGACCTGGTCAGTGATTTTCACAGAGTTTGCATATCTGAGATTACATTGTTGCTCCCCACGTATGTATTCAGTTTCTTCTagtctttcagagaaagaaactgTCCGCAGGTTTTTTGTGTGACTTCTCAAGGttctctattttaaaaatgagtcTCTATAAACTCAAATGAGGATCCAGTCATCCACTTTTGACTGAGGTAGCAAATATATGGGCATAAAGTTTATTTCCTCCTTGAAAAAACACAGCTTCAGCACCTTTTTTGGTTTGTATAAATCCAAAAATagcttttgattttttaaagtatttaaatatacAGCCTTCAGTGGGAAGTGTGGTTGTTGCTAATTTGATAATATTTGGTTAAGAACAGCAGGCGACAGTTTCATGCACACAACAGTTTTGTGCTAATTTCTTGCTTAATTCATAAATACCCCCAGAGCAGGCACACTTGTGTTACAAAAGCACCAATAATTCACATTGATATTTGCCCAGCAGCCTCACTTCCTGCCTCTTAGCTCCTTCTGGGCAGGAAGTTGAATAGTCTCTATGTGTGTCTGCATAAATAGGGATGATTGTGGGGTCAAAAGGTATATACAGGCAAACCTGTTGTCCTTGTGATTAAACTAAGCTCCACCCTATTGTGCTATCTTACTTCACTTCTTTGGcttgaggttttgttttttgtgcgTGTGGGAAGTTGAGGTAGAATTGGAGTTCACAGGTTTTGTatgttttccctgctcctgtggctATTTCTTATTGACAGAGCCCTAACATGCATTTAGTGCTAAGCGTGCATATGAAAGGTGTGCTGTGGTATGTATTTGCCCTTGCAAAAATATGTGCAACAGACACACTTGTGTATCTCTATATACAGTATCAGCACATTGTAAACTAGAAAGGTTGTTTGCAAAGCTGTTCTCAAAATACAAACCTTCAGATACTTTTGTTTTATATTAAGAAGTTTAGAAAGTTGTTTTTGCTTACAAACAAAGGTGTCTTcactccctccttcccacaaATAGGGGAAGTAATAGTCAGGAATAAAATTTGATCCATTCCAGAACTTCCTTTTTAGTAGTGTAGTAGTAGTAGTGTGCTAGCAGCATCTTCCCGTTTAAAGGTAGTCACATTGTGGCAATGCAATAGCTGAAGTCCTAAGTTTAACTGCAATAAAGACTCCAAATAGTCTGTATGGGCCACGTGAATGGTACTGAAGTCAAAGCCTCCAGTGCCATTTGCAGCAGTCTGCAGTGTTTCATGACATTTGCTGACTAGGTGTTCAGGTTGCTGTTGAACGTTGCTGGAAAGCCTGCACTTACTCATGCTTT
Above is a genomic segment from Zonotrichia leucophrys gambelii isolate GWCS_2022_RI chromosome 3, RI_Zleu_2.0, whole genome shotgun sequence containing:
- the COL10A1 gene encoding collagen alpha-1(X) chain, giving the protein MHLQVSLLLLFCLNIVHGGDGYYSERYQKQSSIKGPHFLPYNVKSQGVQVRGEQGPPGPPGPAGPRGQPGPAGKPGFGSPGPQGPPGPPGPPGFSAVGKPGVPGLPGKPGARGLNGEKGEPGPAGLPGARGPQGPPGTPGPAGLTVPGKPGPQGPPGAQGPRGLPGEKGEPGIPGINGQKGENGFGIPGRPGGRGLPGPQGPRGPPGPAGIGKPGENGLPGQPGLKGDRGFPGAPGAVGLPGPQGLPGEPGEVGIGKPGPMGPPGAAGIPGAKGHPGPAGLPGSPGLPGFGKPGLPGMKGHRGPEGPPGLPGPKGDQGPAGVPGEPGPVGPPGNMGPHGLKGLPGENGLPGPKGDMGPAGHPGFPGAKGERGLPGLEGKPGYPGEQGLAGPKGHAGLPGPKGDTGPAGLPGLPGPMGPQGAKGVPGTNGEPGPRGPSGIPGIRGPIGPPGVPGAPGAKGEPGAPGLPGPAGISTKGLSGPMGPPGPPGPKGSNGEPGLPGPPGPPGPPGQAVIPQMPEGYVKAGESRDLSGISFIKGGVNQALTGMPVSAFSVILSKAYPAATVPIKFDKILYNRQQHYDPRTGIFTCRTPGLYYFSYHVHAKGTNVWVALYKNGSPLMYTYDEYKKGYLDQASGSAVIDLMENDQVWLQLPNSESNGLYSSDYVHSSFSGFLFAHI